In one window of Scyliorhinus canicula chromosome 17, sScyCan1.1, whole genome shotgun sequence DNA:
- the LOC119952221 gene encoding gastrula zinc finger protein XlCGF7.1-like, whose translation MVRRKITWTMKKPWKCEDCGKGFTAPCLLERHQRSHTGERPFTCSQCEKGFAAIGSLRRHERVHTGERPFTCSDCGKGFTQSNSLQTHQRVHTGERPFICTVCDKRFAQLSDLRTHQRVHTGARPFICTVCDKGFTQLSSLQTHQRLHTGERPFTCSVCDKGFAQLSSLQRHQQLHTGEKPFICSVCDKRFARLSSLKSHQSVHTGERPFTCSV comes from the coding sequence ATGGTGAGACGCAAGATCACCTGGACCAtgaagaaaccatggaaatgtgaggattgtgggaagggattcacagccCCATGCCTGCTGGAAaggcatcaacgcagtcacactggagagaggcctttcacctgctctcagtgtgaaaagggattcgcTGCCATTGGCAGCCTGCGGAGACatgaacgagttcacactggggagaggccattcacctgctcagactgtgggaagggattcactcagtcaaacagcctgcagacacaccagcgagttcacactggggagaggccattcatctgcactgtgtgtgataagCGATTTGCTCAGTTATccgacctgcggacacaccagagagttcacactggggcgaggccattcatctgcactgtgtgtgataaaggattcactcagttatccagcctgcagacacaccagcgacttcacactggggagaggccattcacctgctccgtgtgtgataagggattcgctcagttatccagcctgcagagacatcagcaacttcacactggggagaagccattcatctgctcagTGTGTGATAAAAGATTCGCTCGGTTATCCAGCCTGAAGAGCCACCAGagcgttcacaccggggagaggccattcacctgctctgtgtga